In Salinarimonas sp., a genomic segment contains:
- the nusA gene encoding transcription termination factor NusA: MAVSANRLELLQIADAVAREKVIDRQIVLAAMEDAIQKAARSRYGSETEVRAEINPKTGEIALSRLLHVVEQVENDATDISLEEARRKNPAAMIGDFIAEPLPPFDFGRIAAQSAKQVIVQKVRDAERDRQYDEFKDRVGEIVNGLVKRVEYGNVIVDLGRAEAIIRRDELIPRETFRPGDRVRAYLYDVRRETRGPQIFLSRTHPQFMSKLFGQEVPEIYDGIVEVRAVARDPGSRAKIAVISRDSSIDPVGACVGMRGSRVQAVVGELQGEKIDIIPWSQDEATFIVNALQPAEVVKVVLDEDNERIEVVVPDDQLSLAIGRRGQNVRLASQLTGWDIDILTEAEESERRQKEFTERTTLFQDALDVDEVVGQLLASEGFRNIEEIAYVDLGEIASIEGFDEETAQEIQMRANEHLEKIEAENEAKRVELGVADELREVTGVTSGMLVALGENDVKSMEDLAGCATDDLVGYTEGRGAEAKRYPGFLDGFELSRAEAEAMIMDARVRAGWIEPPAEEGQEEGVEGGLEEGHDEGAESYGEAEGGAEGTEAHPS; this comes from the coding sequence ATGGCCGTCAGCGCCAACAGGCTCGAACTCTTGCAGATCGCCGACGCGGTCGCCCGCGAGAAGGTGATCGACCGCCAGATCGTGCTGGCCGCGATGGAGGACGCCATCCAGAAGGCCGCGCGCTCGCGCTACGGCAGCGAGACCGAGGTGCGCGCCGAGATCAACCCGAAGACCGGCGAGATCGCGCTCTCGCGCCTCTTGCACGTGGTCGAGCAGGTCGAGAACGACGCCACCGACATCTCCCTCGAGGAGGCGCGGCGCAAGAACCCCGCCGCCATGATCGGCGACTTCATCGCCGAGCCGCTGCCGCCCTTCGATTTCGGCCGCATCGCCGCCCAGTCGGCGAAGCAGGTCATCGTGCAGAAGGTGCGCGACGCCGAGCGCGACCGCCAGTACGACGAGTTCAAGGACCGCGTCGGCGAGATCGTCAACGGGCTGGTCAAGCGCGTCGAGTACGGCAACGTCATCGTCGATCTCGGCCGGGCCGAGGCCATCATCCGCCGCGACGAGCTGATCCCGCGCGAGACCTTCCGCCCCGGCGACCGGGTGCGCGCCTATCTCTACGACGTGCGCCGCGAGACCCGCGGGCCGCAGATCTTCCTGTCGCGCACGCATCCGCAATTCATGTCCAAGCTGTTCGGCCAGGAGGTCCCGGAGATCTACGACGGCATCGTCGAGGTCCGCGCGGTCGCCCGCGACCCGGGGTCGCGGGCCAAGATCGCGGTGATCTCGCGCGATTCCTCGATCGATCCCGTCGGCGCCTGCGTCGGCATGCGCGGCTCGCGCGTGCAGGCCGTGGTCGGCGAGCTGCAGGGCGAGAAGATCGACATCATTCCCTGGTCGCAGGACGAGGCGACCTTCATCGTCAACGCGCTGCAGCCGGCGGAAGTCGTCAAGGTGGTGCTCGACGAGGACAACGAGCGTATTGAAGTCGTCGTCCCGGACGACCAATTGAGCCTTGCGATCGGGCGGCGCGGCCAGAACGTGCGCCTCGCCTCGCAGCTGACGGGCTGGGACATCGACATCCTGACGGAGGCCGAGGAATCCGAGCGCCGCCAGAAGGAGTTCACCGAGCGCACCACCCTGTTTCAGGACGCGCTCGACGTCGACGAGGTCGTGGGTCAGCTGCTCGCCTCCGAGGGCTTCCGCAACATCGAGGAGATCGCCTACGTCGACCTCGGCGAGATCGCCTCGATCGAGGGCTTCGACGAGGAGACGGCGCAGGAGATCCAGATGCGCGCCAACGAGCATCTGGAGAAGATCGAGGCCGAGAACGAGGCCAAGCGCGTCGAGCTCGGCGTCGCAGACGAGCTGCGCGAGGTGACGGGCGTCACCAGCGGCATGCTGGTCGCGCTCGGCGAGAACGACGTCAAGTCGATGGAGGACCTCGCCGGCTGCGCCACGGACGATCTCGTGGGCTACACGGAAGGCCGCGGCGCGGAGGCGAAGCGCTATCCGGGCTTCCTCGACGGCTTCGAGCTGTCGCGGGCCGAGGCCGAGGCGATGATCATGGACGCGCGCGTGCGCGCGGGCTGGATCGAGCCGCCGGCCGAGGAGGGCCAGGAGGAAGGCGTCGAGGGAGGCCTCGAGGAAGGCCACGACGAGGGCGCGGAGAGCTACGGCGAGGCCGAGGGCGGCGCCGAGGGGACCGAAGCTCATCCGAGCTGA
- a CDS encoding RNA-binding protein, with product MPRDEAQDRAAAKAASRWRNARREPQRTCVATREVRSPDELIRFVASPDGVVTPDLKRKLPGRGVWVSARREAVEEAARRRLFARGLKAPVTVPEDLAAAIDVALVEDLRQGLALANKAGRVVTGFDTVVKTIVSKPIAALVHAAEAAEDGKRKIAQALRRRLGDAAERIPVVTELSGHDLDLALGRSHVIHAALVSGAGSRVFLERWGRLSVYRGSIAMAAAPLDPEEADADDTNPQDCERNV from the coding sequence GTGCCGCGCGACGAAGCTCAGGACCGCGCCGCCGCGAAGGCGGCGTCCCGCTGGCGCAACGCGCGCCGCGAGCCGCAGCGCACCTGCGTGGCGACCCGCGAGGTCCGCTCGCCCGACGAGCTGATCCGGTTCGTCGCCTCCCCCGACGGGGTGGTGACGCCGGACTTGAAACGCAAGCTGCCCGGCCGGGGCGTATGGGTATCGGCCAGGCGCGAGGCGGTGGAGGAGGCGGCGAGGCGCCGGCTCTTCGCCCGGGGCCTCAAGGCGCCGGTCACCGTCCCGGAGGATCTCGCCGCGGCGATCGACGTCGCTCTGGTCGAGGATCTCCGCCAGGGCCTCGCCCTCGCCAACAAGGCGGGGCGGGTCGTGACCGGTTTCGACACGGTGGTGAAGACCATCGTCTCGAAGCCGATCGCCGCCCTCGTTCACGCCGCGGAAGCGGCGGAGGACGGCAAGAGGAAGATCGCTCAGGCGCTGCGACGGCGCCTGGGCGACGCCGCGGAGCGGATTCCGGTCGTGACGGAGCTGTCCGGCCACGATTTGGATTTGGCTTTGGGGCGGTCTCATGTGATACATGCTGCCCTCGTCTCCGGCGCCGGAAGCCGCGTCTTCCTGGAGCGCTGGGGACGGCTAAGCGTGTATCGCGGATCCATCGCCATGGCGGCCGCGCCCCTCGACCCCGAGGAGGCCGACGCCGACGATACGAACCCGCAGGATTGTGAGCGGAATGTCTGA
- a CDS encoding DUF2336 domain-containing protein yields the protein MPALIREVDDAIARGTTARRADHLRKVTDLFLRDAPALTDDQVDLFDVVIARLAAAIEARARAELAERLADAPNAPRGVIRSLAHDEIAVARPVLERSNRLSDEDLVAVAIAKGREHMLAISSRRSLSEPVTDVLVKRGDRRVVHAVAGNPGARLSEGSVGALVDRARMDEPLQELLQERGDLPEEHLRQLVAVAQETARRRLAADAPAGVDLDEAVEIGASSVRAAVLPEGRDLGAAYAAVSRIAATRPITEADVATYARDGKADEAICAISFAADLGLPTAERLFKAGDSELLVVVARAQGWAFGTLEPLLKLREPESATAPHALKRARDAFEQLRPQTAQRVVQFLKAREASQKRAAEAAAQRQLKARIR from the coding sequence ATGCCCGCTCTGATTCGAGAGGTCGACGACGCCATTGCTCGGGGGACGACCGCGCGCCGCGCGGATCACCTGCGCAAGGTCACCGATCTCTTCCTGCGCGACGCGCCGGCCTTGACCGACGATCAGGTGGACCTGTTCGACGTCGTCATCGCCCGGCTCGCCGCCGCCATCGAGGCCCGCGCCCGCGCCGAGCTCGCGGAGCGCCTCGCCGACGCGCCGAACGCGCCGCGCGGCGTGATCCGCTCGCTCGCCCACGACGAGATCGCCGTGGCGCGGCCGGTGCTGGAGCGCTCGAACCGGCTGTCCGACGAGGATCTCGTCGCGGTCGCCATCGCCAAGGGGCGCGAGCACATGCTCGCGATCTCGAGCCGGCGGAGCCTGAGCGAGCCCGTCACCGACGTGCTGGTCAAGCGGGGGGACCGGCGCGTGGTGCATGCGGTCGCCGGCAATCCCGGCGCGCGCCTCTCGGAGGGCTCCGTGGGCGCGCTCGTCGACCGCGCCCGCATGGACGAGCCCCTGCAGGAGCTGCTGCAGGAGCGCGGCGACCTGCCGGAGGAGCATCTGCGCCAGCTCGTCGCCGTCGCGCAGGAGACCGCGCGCCGGCGCCTCGCCGCCGACGCGCCGGCGGGCGTCGATCTCGACGAGGCGGTGGAGATCGGCGCGAGCTCGGTCCGCGCGGCCGTCCTGCCCGAGGGGCGCGACCTCGGCGCGGCCTACGCCGCGGTCTCGCGCATCGCCGCGACGCGGCCGATCACCGAGGCCGACGTCGCGACCTATGCCCGCGACGGCAAGGCGGACGAGGCGATCTGCGCCATCTCCTTCGCCGCCGATCTCGGCCTGCCCACGGCCGAGCGGCTGTTCAAGGCGGGCGATTCGGAGCTTCTCGTGGTGGTGGCCCGCGCCCAGGGCTGGGCCTTCGGGACGCTTGAGCCGCTGCTGAAGCTGCGCGAGCCGGAGAGCGCGACGGCGCCGCACGCCTTGAAGCGCGCCCGCGACGCCTTCGAGCAGCTGCGCCCGCAGACGGCGCAGCGCGTCGTCCAGTTCCTCAAGGCGCGCGAGGCCTCGCAGAAGCGCGCGGCCGAGGCCGCCGCCCAGCGCCAGCTGAAGGCCCGGATACGCTGA
- a CDS encoding ferritin-like domain-containing protein produces MMADLQSTYVTALKNTHALELEALQAMERQVDRLERYPEMKAILEAHIAETKQQRDRLETALEGQGARPSTVKETVLGAAGNAAAIFHSPAQDEILKNLYADHALENYEIAAYRSLISIAERAGDTAHVSAFRQSLAEEEAMAKRVAAQIEPVTAKYLELTLAGETASR; encoded by the coding sequence GTGATGGCCGACCTGCAGTCCACCTACGTGACCGCGCTGAAGAACACCCACGCCCTCGAGCTCGAGGCGCTCCAGGCCATGGAGCGCCAGGTCGACCGGCTGGAGCGCTATCCGGAGATGAAGGCGATCCTGGAGGCGCACATCGCCGAGACGAAGCAGCAGCGCGACCGGCTGGAGACCGCGCTCGAAGGCCAGGGCGCCCGGCCGTCCACCGTGAAGGAGACCGTGCTCGGCGCCGCCGGCAACGCGGCCGCGATCTTCCACTCGCCGGCCCAGGACGAGATCCTCAAGAACCTCTACGCCGACCACGCTCTGGAGAACTACGAGATCGCCGCCTACCGCTCGCTGATCTCGATCGCCGAGCGCGCCGGAGACACGGCCCACGTCTCCGCCTTCCGCCAGTCGCTGGCCGAGGAGGAGGCAATGGCCAAGCGCGTCGCCGCACAGATCGAGCCGGTGACGGCGAAATACCTCGAGCTGACGCTCGCGGGCGAGACGGCGAGCCGCTGA
- the rimP gene encoding ribosome maturation factor RimP has protein sequence MADRLQDRQEERLISETGLAARVASIVEPVIEDLGYRLVRVKITSQNGCTVQIMAERPDGTMGVDDCETVSRAISPALDVDDPVTTAYNLEVSSPGIDRPLVRPGDFVRWAGHEAKVEMARPVGARKRFRGLVRGVEGEDALVELPDAPTPEERLARLPLADIGEARLVLTDDLIRESLRRGTAPSAEGADETIESEEEAEGPASEDNDNFPSSKE, from the coding sequence GTGGCGGATCGACTGCAAGACCGACAGGAAGAACGCCTGATCTCCGAGACCGGCCTCGCCGCGCGGGTCGCCAGCATCGTCGAGCCCGTGATCGAGGATCTCGGCTATCGTCTCGTTCGCGTGAAGATCACGAGCCAGAACGGCTGCACGGTCCAAATCATGGCCGAGCGGCCGGACGGCACGATGGGCGTGGACGATTGCGAGACGGTGAGCCGGGCGATCTCGCCGGCGCTCGACGTCGACGATCCCGTGACCACCGCCTACAATCTCGAGGTCTCCTCGCCCGGCATCGACCGGCCGCTGGTGCGGCCCGGAGACTTCGTGCGCTGGGCCGGCCACGAGGCCAAGGTCGAGATGGCCCGGCCTGTCGGCGCGCGCAAGCGGTTCCGCGGCCTGGTGCGCGGCGTCGAGGGCGAGGACGCCCTCGTCGAGCTGCCCGACGCGCCCACGCCCGAGGAGCGGCTCGCCCGGCTTCCGCTCGCGGACATCGGCGAGGCGCGGCTCGTGCTGACCGACGACCTGATCCGCGAGTCGCTCAGGCGGGGCACGGCGCCCTCGGCCGAGGGCGCGGACGAGACGATCGAGAGCGAGGAGGAGGCCGAGGGCCCCGCCTCCGAGGACAACGACAACTTCCCTTCGTCGAAGGAGTGA
- a CDS encoding DUF2336 domain-containing protein produces MDILGSLVADVEDAVSNGDPSRRVETLRRMTDLFIEQAPHLADLHVAVFDEVILRLARGIEFRVRVELSERIADTTNAPRGVLRDLALDDEIAIARPVLERAIRLDEEDLAAVAAQKSQEHLLALSRRPSLSERVTDILVDRGDERVVCAVAENEGACLSDRSLAALVDKARSDETLQAALEGRARLGDEQLAQLVAIAREKARSNMRDALGPGFVIDGDAFDDAVDDAAEDLARTASYKALVDDFADAARTVSAAAGSGGLDEETIAAWAREGRIEDALAAIAHLAGVPTPVVARAYHSNHYDPLLFFVRSLKFGWATFKAFLVAKAGRELTDEVHRSAFAAYQQLSVSTAQRIVRFTAMRERTLEAEGL; encoded by the coding sequence ATGGACATCCTCGGATCGCTCGTCGCCGACGTGGAGGACGCCGTATCCAACGGCGACCCGTCGCGGCGCGTCGAGACGCTGCGGCGGATGACCGATCTCTTCATCGAGCAGGCCCCGCACCTGGCGGACCTGCACGTCGCCGTCTTCGACGAGGTGATCCTGCGGCTCGCCCGCGGCATCGAGTTCCGGGTGCGCGTCGAGCTCTCCGAGCGCATCGCCGACACGACGAACGCCCCGCGGGGCGTGCTGCGGGACCTCGCCCTCGACGACGAGATCGCGATCGCCCGCCCGGTGCTCGAGCGCGCGATCCGGCTCGACGAGGAGGATCTCGCCGCGGTGGCGGCGCAGAAGAGCCAGGAGCACCTCCTCGCGCTGTCGCGTCGCCCGAGCCTCTCCGAGCGCGTCACCGACATCCTGGTCGACCGCGGCGACGAGCGCGTCGTCTGCGCCGTCGCCGAGAACGAGGGCGCCTGCCTGTCCGACCGCTCGCTGGCGGCGCTGGTCGACAAGGCACGCAGCGACGAGACGCTCCAGGCCGCGCTCGAGGGCCGCGCCCGGCTCGGCGACGAGCAGCTCGCCCAGCTCGTCGCCATCGCCCGCGAGAAGGCCCGCAGCAACATGCGCGACGCGCTCGGGCCCGGCTTCGTCATCGACGGCGACGCCTTCGACGACGCGGTCGACGACGCCGCCGAGGATCTCGCGCGCACCGCGAGCTACAAGGCGCTGGTCGACGATTTCGCCGACGCGGCGCGCACCGTCTCCGCGGCGGCGGGGAGCGGCGGCCTCGACGAGGAGACCATCGCCGCCTGGGCGCGCGAAGGGCGGATCGAGGATGCGCTCGCGGCCATCGCCCACCTCGCCGGCGTGCCGACGCCGGTCGTGGCGCGGGCCTACCACTCGAACCATTACGACCCGCTGCTCTTCTTCGTGCGCTCGCTGAAATTCGGCTGGGCGACCTTCAAGGCCTTCCTCGTCGCCAAGGCCGGGCGCGAGCTCACCGACGAGGTCCACCGCTCCGCCTTCGCCGCCTACCAGCAGCTCTCCGTCTCGACCGCCCAGCGCATCGTGCGCTTCACCGCGATGCGCGAGCGGACGCTGGAGGCGGAGGGGCTGTGA
- a CDS encoding DUF1674 domain-containing protein, with product MQDETTRDAPAESGETLPGAAPGKALTPAAQRALEEAAARRAAIDARAAEISATPETNGRGGLEPVRYADWEIKGIACDFS from the coding sequence ATGCAGGACGAGACCACCCGCGACGCCCCCGCGGAGAGCGGGGAGACCCTGCCCGGCGCGGCGCCGGGCAAGGCGCTGACGCCCGCGGCGCAGCGGGCGCTGGAGGAGGCCGCGGCGCGCCGCGCCGCCATCGACGCCCGCGCCGCGGAGATTTCGGCGACGCCCGAGACCAACGGCCGCGGTGGTCTCGAGCCGGTCCGCTACGCCGATTGGGAGATCAAGGGCATCGCCTGCGACTTCTCCTGA
- the htpX gene encoding zinc metalloprotease HtpX: MNVFKTALLLAALTALFGVVGYWLGGTGGMLIALGLAAATNAYAYWNSDKLALRAHHAREVDAASAPELVAMVHDLARRADLPPPRVYVIDNPQPNAFATGRNPQNAAVAATTGLLQSLSREELAGVMAHELAHVKNRDTLTMTVSATLAGALATLAQFGFLFGGMRGGERQNPIALIAMIFLAPLGGMIIQMAISRSREYAADRIGAEICGNPLWLASALRKIAGGVARTPNPDAESHPATASMFIVNPLEGGAIDGMFSTHPATENRVAALVDLARELGIGGGGGETAAPARSGAARSGAAPWGRRRPWG, from the coding sequence ATGAACGTGTTCAAGACCGCACTCCTCCTCGCCGCGCTCACCGCGCTCTTCGGCGTCGTCGGCTACTGGCTCGGCGGCACGGGCGGCATGCTGATCGCGCTCGGCCTCGCGGCCGCGACCAACGCCTACGCCTACTGGAACTCGGACAAGCTGGCGCTGCGCGCCCACCACGCCCGCGAGGTCGACGCGGCGAGCGCGCCGGAGCTCGTCGCGATGGTGCACGATCTCGCGCGGCGCGCGGACCTGCCGCCGCCGCGGGTCTACGTCATCGACAATCCCCAGCCCAACGCCTTCGCCACCGGCCGCAATCCGCAGAACGCGGCGGTGGCCGCGACGACGGGCCTCCTGCAATCGCTCTCGCGCGAGGAGCTCGCCGGCGTCATGGCGCACGAGCTCGCCCACGTGAAGAACCGCGACACGCTGACCATGACGGTGAGCGCCACGCTCGCCGGCGCGCTGGCGACGCTCGCCCAGTTCGGCTTCCTGTTCGGCGGCATGCGCGGCGGCGAGCGGCAGAACCCGATCGCGCTCATCGCCATGATCTTCCTCGCGCCCTTGGGCGGCATGATCATCCAGATGGCGATCAGCCGCTCGCGGGAATACGCGGCGGACCGGATCGGGGCGGAGATCTGCGGCAACCCGCTCTGGCTCGCTTCGGCGCTCCGCAAGATCGCCGGCGGGGTGGCCCGCACGCCCAATCCGGACGCCGAGAGCCACCCCGCCACGGCCTCGATGTTCATCGTCAACCCGCTCGAGGGCGGGGCCATCGACGGCATGTTCTCCACCCACCCGGCGACGGAGAACCGCGTCGCGGCGCTCGTCGATCTGGCGCGGGAGCTGGGCATCGGCGGCGGGGGAGGCGAGACCGCCGCCCCGGCGCGGAGCGGCGCGGCGCGGAGCGGCGCGGCGCCTTGGGGCCGTCGCCGGCCCTGGGGCTGA